A stretch of the Janthinobacterium sp. B9-8 genome encodes the following:
- the astE gene encoding succinylglutamate desuccinylase: MPHTHPVLADFLSFTLQDHPIDIVKGTLASGVHWHYLGEGLLEFVPHHGSDQSLVLSAGIHGNETAPIELLNALVKDLVSGQQALGVRLLVLLGNVAAMRGSDRYLDDDLNRLFDHRHTRLPESRDAQRAAQIEAAMAQFFAGASGARYHLDLHTAIRPSSFARFGLLPYQTRPYDTHLLKWLKCCDLGALLINHAPAGTFAYHSSQHHGAQSVTLELGKVQPFGQNQLEDFAGIHALMQSMVSAAEPNWPARPYQVFKVVGQLEKHSEAFKLHLPEDVANFTSYPQGTLIASDTGYEYKVSHPEERVVFPNPKVKPGVRAGLMVVEVKDF, translated from the coding sequence ATGCCACATACTCATCCTGTTCTTGCTGATTTTCTGAGTTTTACCTTACAAGATCATCCCATCGATATCGTCAAAGGCACGCTGGCAAGTGGGGTGCATTGGCATTATCTGGGCGAGGGCTTGCTGGAATTTGTGCCGCATCATGGCAGCGATCAGAGCTTGGTTTTGTCGGCTGGAATACATGGCAATGAGACTGCGCCGATTGAGCTACTTAATGCCTTGGTTAAAGACTTGGTAAGTGGACAACAGGCTTTGGGCGTGCGGCTATTGGTTTTGCTGGGCAATGTCGCGGCGATGCGGGGTAGCGATCGCTATCTGGATGACGATCTCAACCGCTTATTTGATCACCGCCACACCCGCCTGCCAGAAAGCCGTGATGCACAGCGTGCCGCGCAAATTGAAGCGGCAATGGCACAGTTTTTTGCTGGGGCCAGTGGCGCGCGTTATCACCTTGATCTGCACACCGCCATTCGCCCTTCCAGCTTCGCCCGCTTTGGCCTGTTGCCTTACCAAACCCGGCCTTACGACACGCATTTGCTTAAATGGCTTAAGTGCTGTGATTTAGGTGCGCTGCTGATAAACCATGCCCCGGCAGGCACGTTTGCTTACCACTCTAGCCAGCACCACGGCGCGCAATCGGTGACGCTGGAGCTGGGCAAGGTGCAGCCCTTTGGGCAAAACCAGCTGGAGGACTTTGCGGGCATTCATGCGCTGATGCAAAGCATGGTCTCCGCCGCCGAGCCAAACTGGCCCGCCCGGCCCTATCAAGTGTTTAAAGTGGTGGGCCAATTAGAGAAACACAGCGAAGCCTTTAAGCTGCACCTGCCGGAAGACGTAGCCAACTTCACCAGCTATCCCCAAGGCACGCTGATTGCATCTGACACCGGCTACGAATACAAAGTAAGCCACCCTGAAGAGCGAGTCGTCTTCCCCAACCCAAAAGTTAAACCCGGCGTGCGGGCGGGGTTGATGGTGGTGGAAGTGAAGGATTTTTAA
- the ydiJ gene encoding D-2-hydroxyglutarate dehydrogenase YdiJ — protein sequence MIPRLSKTPAPQSLYLDFISELRLRGFAGEISSTLADRTVLATDNSIYQLLPQAAVFPKHNDDVIRVLKLASESRFCTIKLYPRGGGTGTNGQSLGDGLVVDLSKNMNAILEINAEQRWARVQTGVVKDQLNKELAKHGLFFAPELSTSNRATIGGMINTDASGQGSCLYGKTRDHVLELDTVLLDGTLWHSQPLSSDALADVCEQDNLIGHVHGLIAQIHKDHSQQITATFPKLNRCLTGYDLAHIYNDAGQFDLNAILCGSEGTLGLIVEAKLNVLPLPKFSALINIRYASFDAALRDAPHLMALGAASIETVDSTILQLAKGDLIWHGIREFFPEDTRPTLGINLLEVLSETEDHLAAQIAHIEQGLQGEARLGFTVARGDAAVKRIWGMRKKSVGLLANRAGDAKPIPFVEDTAVPPENLADYIHDFRALLDQHGLFYGMFGHVDAGVLHVRPAIDMKKPNALAMLREISDGVAALTQKYHGVLWGEHGKGLRSEYAPAFFGKLYPCLQQIKQVFDPHNQLNPGKIASPDALIKIDEPPTRGQFDRQIPIHIRKDYDGALHCNGNGACYNFDPDDAMCPSWKATRERRHSPKGRASLMREWLRQLAAQGVDPTSTKPANLLRRTVNSLNKQGDFSEEVMEAMNGCLACKSCAGQCPVKVDIPDLRSKFMSLYYGRYLRPAKDYLVASLEATLPAMTKAPKLYNAAISNPLARNIMQRLNLIESPLLTGVNLQATLLQRGFAMADDQPHANAVIIVQDAFTSYFETQLVLDVFELLKKLGFTPLLAPFKPNGKPLHVHGFLDRFKQAATDNSAMLQKLAQNGVPLVGIDPSMTLTYRSEYAKTLANPPKVALLQEWLAEQFAQQAPALKLKTATFTLIPHCSEKTNVASAFSDWDKVFTALGVTLTTRAAGCCGMAGTFGHEADHREQSKQIYAQSWAKIVAEQGENLLATGYSCRCQVKLIDKTSLRHPVQALLACF from the coding sequence GCGGCGGTGTTTCCCAAGCATAACGATGATGTGATCCGCGTGCTTAAGCTGGCGAGTGAGTCCCGTTTTTGCACCATCAAACTTTACCCGCGCGGTGGCGGCACGGGGACGAATGGGCAGTCTTTGGGGGATGGCTTAGTCGTCGATCTCTCTAAAAATATGAACGCCATTCTGGAGATTAACGCCGAGCAGCGTTGGGCCAGAGTGCAGACTGGCGTAGTAAAAGATCAGCTCAATAAGGAACTAGCCAAACACGGGCTGTTTTTTGCACCTGAATTATCTACATCCAATCGCGCCACCATAGGCGGGATGATTAATACTGATGCCAGCGGACAAGGCTCCTGCCTTTACGGCAAAACGCGCGATCATGTGCTGGAGCTGGATACTGTATTACTGGATGGCACGCTTTGGCATTCGCAGCCTTTAAGCAGCGACGCGCTGGCAGATGTCTGTGAGCAAGACAATCTAATTGGCCATGTTCACGGCCTGATCGCCCAAATTCATAAAGATCATAGCCAGCAAATTACGGCCACTTTTCCCAAGCTCAACCGCTGCCTGACCGGCTACGATCTGGCGCATATTTATAATGATGCCGGCCAGTTTGATCTAAATGCAATTTTGTGCGGCTCGGAAGGTACGCTGGGGCTGATTGTTGAAGCCAAGCTGAATGTGCTGCCGCTACCCAAATTCAGCGCGCTGATCAATATCCGCTACGCCAGCTTTGATGCGGCGCTGCGCGATGCACCGCATTTAATGGCGCTGGGTGCAGCATCCATCGAAACGGTGGATTCCACCATTTTGCAGCTCGCCAAAGGCGATTTAATCTGGCACGGCATTCGTGAATTCTTCCCCGAAGACACAAGGCCCACGCTGGGGATTAATTTACTGGAAGTGCTAAGCGAAACGGAAGACCATCTCGCCGCGCAAATCGCCCATATCGAGCAAGGCTTGCAAGGCGAAGCGCGGCTTGGCTTTACCGTGGCGCGCGGCGATGCAGCAGTAAAACGCATCTGGGGAATGCGTAAAAAATCGGTCGGCCTGCTAGCGAACCGAGCAGGCGACGCCAAGCCGATTCCTTTTGTAGAAGACACCGCCGTGCCGCCAGAAAATCTGGCCGATTATATCCACGATTTCAGGGCGCTACTCGATCAGCACGGCTTGTTTTACGGCATGTTTGGCCATGTGGATGCGGGGGTTTTGCATGTGCGGCCAGCAATCGATATGAAAAAGCCAAACGCCCTAGCCATGCTGCGAGAGATCAGCGATGGCGTGGCCGCACTCACGCAAAAATATCATGGCGTACTCTGGGGCGAGCACGGCAAGGGGCTGCGCAGCGAATATGCCCCCGCTTTTTTTGGCAAGCTTTACCCCTGTTTGCAGCAGATCAAGCAGGTGTTCGACCCACACAATCAGCTCAATCCCGGCAAAATCGCAAGCCCCGATGCGCTAATCAAAATTGACGAGCCACCAACACGTGGCCAGTTTGACCGGCAAATCCCGATACATATCCGCAAAGATTACGATGGCGCGCTGCATTGCAATGGCAACGGCGCCTGTTACAACTTCGACCCTGACGACGCGATGTGCCCATCGTGGAAAGCCACAAGAGAGCGCCGCCATTCCCCCAAAGGCCGCGCCTCTTTAATGCGCGAATGGCTGCGGCAATTGGCGGCGCAAGGGGTTGATCCAACGTCAACAAAACCCGCTAATCTATTACGCCGCACCGTTAATAGCCTGAACAAGCAAGGGGACTTTTCAGAGGAAGTCATGGAAGCCATGAACGGCTGCTTGGCGTGTAAATCTTGCGCTGGGCAATGCCCTGTGAAGGTGGATATTCCTGATTTGCGCTCTAAATTTATGTCGCTCTACTACGGCCGCTATCTGCGCCCCGCCAAAGATTACTTAGTCGCCAGCCTGGAAGCCACGTTGCCCGCAATGACCAAAGCGCCCAAGCTCTACAACGCCGCGATCAGCAATCCGCTAGCCCGCAATATCATGCAGCGGCTTAATCTGATCGAAAGCCCGCTGCTCACTGGCGTCAATCTGCAAGCCACGCTGCTACAACGTGGCTTTGCAATGGCTGACGACCAGCCCCATGCCAACGCAGTGATTATCGTGCAGGATGCTTTCACCAGCTATTTTGAAACGCAGCTGGTGCTGGATGTGTTTGAGCTACTTAAAAAACTCGGCTTCACCCCGCTGCTTGCTCCGTTTAAACCCAATGGCAAACCGCTGCATGTGCATGGATTTTTAGATCGCTTTAAGCAAGCAGCGACGGATAACAGCGCCATGCTGCAAAAACTCGCCCAAAACGGCGTGCCTCTGGTCGGAATCGACCCTTCGATGACGCTGACTTACCGCAGCGAATACGCCAAAACACTGGCGAATCCACCTAAAGTGGCGCTACTACAAGAGTGGCTGGCGGAACAATTTGCTCAGCAAGCGCCCGCTCTAAAGCTGAAAACCGCCACCTTTACGCTGATCCCGCATTGCAGCGAAAAAACCAATGTGGCCAGCGCATTTAGCGATTGGGATAAGGTATTTACGGCGCTGGGTGTAACGCTCACCACTCGGGCAGCAGGCTGTTGCGGCATGGCCGGCACATTTGGCCACGAGGCGGACCACAGAGAACAATCAAAGCAAATTTACGCACAAAGCTGGGCTAAAATCGTGGCAGAGCAAGGAGAGAATCTACTGGCCACCGGCTACTCCTGCCGCTGTCAGGTTAAACTCATAGATAAAACCAGCCTCCGCCATCCGGTGCAGGCTTTATTGGCTTGCTTTTAA